In the Daphnia pulicaria isolate SC F1-1A chromosome 2, SC_F0-13Bv2, whole genome shotgun sequence genome, one interval contains:
- the LOC124326206 gene encoding lactosylceramide 4-alpha-galactosyltransferase-like isoform X2, which translates to MNVRTVGRCFTSSFGWLILTCGALYFVYFAQLMVVSPTTSYQQQQLPASFSNHLLAIGSSTQQVVVNRSRCCVMSGRQQKTADVCGRPNCTRNCPDPVQIPISIDDSRANAFFLETSGSGGLNIRQACAVESLAFHNPNLNVNVLFVGGQINASSSSSSIVDARKLAETYANIHPIGLDLDEYLAGTLMEKWYHCTDWRTGPYHVSHLSDGLRFLTLNKYGGYYFDLDVLMVRSVTQFRNFVAVENSKDMGSGVIHADLGSPLMQLSVQDFAANYSAGLWTHNGPLLLLRVLRRWCNVDDLQSMDYIRCQGFHVLPSSSFCPVHYTQLGRLFDNQQQQRRPDNETSTDETTAMTRPEWLTDQVVGIHTWNKLSYNRPIHKNSTQTYNRLARHHCPLTYSLAPHVF; encoded by the exons ATGAACGTCAGAACAGTGGGTCGTTGTTTCACCAGTTCATTCGGATGGCTCATACTGACGTGTGGGGCTCTGTACTTTGTGTATTTCGCCCAATTGATGGTGGTGTCGCCGACGACGTcctatcagcagcagcagttgccgGCCTCCTTTAGCAATCATTTGCTGGCCATCGGCAGCAGCACCCAGCAAGTCGTCGTCAATCGCAGTCGGTGCTGTGTGATGTCGGGCCGGCAGCAGAAGACCGCCGACGTTTGCGGCCGTCCCAATTGCACCCGCAACTGCCCAGATCCCGTTCAAATTCCCATCAGCATCGATGACAGCCGAGCCAACGCCTTTTTCCTCGAGACTTCCGGCAGTGGCGGTCTCAACATCCGCCAGGCCTGCGCCGTCGAGTCGCTGGCCTTTCACAATCCGAATCTGAACGTcaatgttttgtttgtggGTGGACAAATcaacgccagcagcagcagcagttcgaTTGTTGATGCGCGGAAGCTGGCCGAAACGTACGCCAACATCCATCCGATTGGTCTCGATTTGGACGAGTATCTCGCCGGAACTCTGATGGAGAAATGGTACCACTGCACCGACTGGCGGACGGGTCCCTACCACGTCTCCCACCTGAGCGACGGCCTCCGTTTTCTGACGCTCAACAAATACGGCGGATATTATTTCGACCTGGACGTGCTGATGGTTCGGTCTGTCACGCAGTTTCGCAACTTTGTGGCAGTCGAGAACTCAAAGGACATGGGCAGCGGCGTAATTCACGCCGACTTGGGCAGTCCGTTGATGCAACTGTCGGTCCAAGACTTTGCCGCCAACTACAG CGCGGGACTGTGGACGCACAACGGTCCCCTTTTGCTGTTGCGCGTGTTGAGGCGCTGGTGCAACGTCGACGACCTCCAGTCAATGGATTACATCCGCTGCCAAGGATTCCACGTCCTCCCGTCGTCGTCCTTTTGCCCGGTGCACTACACCCAACTGGGTCGATTATTCGacaatcagcagcagcagcggcggccggATAATGAAACATCAACGGACGAGACAACAGCAATGACAAGGCCCGAGTGGCTGACGGACCAAGTGGTGGGCATTCATACCTGGAACAAGTTGAGCTACAACCGGCCCATTCACAAGAATTCAACGCAGACCTACAACCGACTGGCCCGTCATCATTGCCCTCTCACCTATTCATTGGCCCCCCATGTCTTTTGA
- the LOC124326628 gene encoding uncharacterized protein LOC124326628 isoform X2, whose protein sequence is MEFQRHDECEVNNLPCVCTCTRSAHENISANTKVMNFVLVVNGVRRWLPLLAFCDVLISVWNNCSGLWGILTHNRGHEKHYVKLACSGVETHPQQRLPKEGKASLHFNRRSWRSLQKGVIQWSRGWVRTGRVASLSRS, encoded by the exons ATGG AGTTTCAGAGACATGACGAGTGTGAAGTGAATAACCTGCCATGTGTATGTACATGTACCAGATCTGCACATGAAAACAT TTCTGCAAACACGAAGGTTATGAATTTCGTTCTTGTGGTCAATGGAGTTCGGCGCTGGTTGCCGTTACTGGCCTTTTGCGACGTCTTGATATCAGTTTGGAATAATTGCTCTGGACTCTGGGGAATCCTCACTCATAATCGAG GTCACGAgaaacattacgtaaaactggcatgcagtggtgtagag acccatccccagcaacgtctacctaaagaaggaaaggccagtttgcatttcaatcGAAGGTCATGGAGATCATTACAAAAAGGTGTCATACAGTGgagtagaggttgggtgagaacgggacgtgtTGCTTCATTATCAAGAAG TTAA
- the LOC124326628 gene encoding uncharacterized protein LOC124326628 isoform X1 — protein sequence MEFQRHDECEVNNLPCVCTCTRSAHENISANTKVMNFVLVVNGVRRWLPLLAFCDVLISVWNNCSGLWGILTHNRDRLARMSFTLEGHEKHYVKLACSGVEVGPIPSNVYLKKERPVCISIEGHGDHYKKVSYSGVEVG from the exons ATGG AGTTTCAGAGACATGACGAGTGTGAAGTGAATAACCTGCCATGTGTATGTACATGTACCAGATCTGCACATGAAAACAT TTCTGCAAACACGAAGGTTATGAATTTCGTTCTTGTGGTCAATGGAGTTCGGCGCTGGTTGCCGTTACTGGCCTTTTGCGACGTCTTGATATCAGTTTGGAATAATTGCTCTGGACTCTGGGGAATCCTCACTCATAATCGAG ACAGGTTGGCCAGGATGTCCTTCACGCTTGAAGGTCACGAgaaacattacgtaaaactggcatgcagtggtgtagaggttgg acccatccccagcaacgtctacctaaagaaggaaaggccagtttgcatttcaatcGAAGGTCATGGAGATCATTACAAAAAGGTGTCATACAGTGgagtagaggttgggtga
- the LOC124326206 gene encoding lactosylceramide 4-alpha-galactosyltransferase-like isoform X1 yields the protein MVSHYIHMSFIFGQHHGAAAASSLKERFLNCSREMNVRTVGRCFTSSFGWLILTCGALYFVYFAQLMVVSPTTSYQQQQLPASFSNHLLAIGSSTQQVVVNRSRCCVMSGRQQKTADVCGRPNCTRNCPDPVQIPISIDDSRANAFFLETSGSGGLNIRQACAVESLAFHNPNLNVNVLFVGGQINASSSSSSIVDARKLAETYANIHPIGLDLDEYLAGTLMEKWYHCTDWRTGPYHVSHLSDGLRFLTLNKYGGYYFDLDVLMVRSVTQFRNFVAVENSKDMGSGVIHADLGSPLMQLSVQDFAANYSAGLWTHNGPLLLLRVLRRWCNVDDLQSMDYIRCQGFHVLPSSSFCPVHYTQLGRLFDNQQQQRRPDNETSTDETTAMTRPEWLTDQVVGIHTWNKLSYNRPIHKNSTQTYNRLARHHCPLTYSLAPHVF from the exons ATGGTATCTCACTATATACACATGTCGTTCATCTTTGGCCAGCATCACGGAGCAGCAGCGGCCAGCAGCCTCAAGGAGCGATTTTTGAATTGCTCTCGGGAGATGAACGTCAGAACAGTGGGTCGTTGTTTCACCAGTTCATTCGGATGGCTCATACTGACGTGTGGGGCTCTGTACTTTGTGTATTTCGCCCAATTGATGGTGGTGTCGCCGACGACGTcctatcagcagcagcagttgccgGCCTCCTTTAGCAATCATTTGCTGGCCATCGGCAGCAGCACCCAGCAAGTCGTCGTCAATCGCAGTCGGTGCTGTGTGATGTCGGGCCGGCAGCAGAAGACCGCCGACGTTTGCGGCCGTCCCAATTGCACCCGCAACTGCCCAGATCCCGTTCAAATTCCCATCAGCATCGATGACAGCCGAGCCAACGCCTTTTTCCTCGAGACTTCCGGCAGTGGCGGTCTCAACATCCGCCAGGCCTGCGCCGTCGAGTCGCTGGCCTTTCACAATCCGAATCTGAACGTcaatgttttgtttgtggGTGGACAAATcaacgccagcagcagcagcagttcgaTTGTTGATGCGCGGAAGCTGGCCGAAACGTACGCCAACATCCATCCGATTGGTCTCGATTTGGACGAGTATCTCGCCGGAACTCTGATGGAGAAATGGTACCACTGCACCGACTGGCGGACGGGTCCCTACCACGTCTCCCACCTGAGCGACGGCCTCCGTTTTCTGACGCTCAACAAATACGGCGGATATTATTTCGACCTGGACGTGCTGATGGTTCGGTCTGTCACGCAGTTTCGCAACTTTGTGGCAGTCGAGAACTCAAAGGACATGGGCAGCGGCGTAATTCACGCCGACTTGGGCAGTCCGTTGATGCAACTGTCGGTCCAAGACTTTGCCGCCAACTACAG CGCGGGACTGTGGACGCACAACGGTCCCCTTTTGCTGTTGCGCGTGTTGAGGCGCTGGTGCAACGTCGACGACCTCCAGTCAATGGATTACATCCGCTGCCAAGGATTCCACGTCCTCCCGTCGTCGTCCTTTTGCCCGGTGCACTACACCCAACTGGGTCGATTATTCGacaatcagcagcagcagcggcggccggATAATGAAACATCAACGGACGAGACAACAGCAATGACAAGGCCCGAGTGGCTGACGGACCAAGTGGTGGGCATTCATACCTGGAACAAGTTGAGCTACAACCGGCCCATTCACAAGAATTCAACGCAGACCTACAACCGACTGGCCCGTCATCATTGCCCTCTCACCTATTCATTGGCCCCCCATGTCTTTTGA